CGGAGTTGCTCACATCTTTGCTTCATTCAACGACACTTTCATTGTTAGTGGCTTTGCTTCTTCTGTGTCcttgtttttttaattctctgagcaaaaccaaaatctccaTATATATGTTACTGAAATTTGTATATCTGAAATTGCAGCACGTGACTGATTTGTCTGGACGGGAAACACTTGTTCGCATCACTGGTAAGTATATATTGCAACTCTCTCTCTGAATCCTTTAATAGATGTAAGAACCTCCTGAGATGATCCTTTTGTTAACTAAGACGCTGTTGTGTATATTGTTATGAACCTTTGTAGTCTCTATTGAGTGTGAAATGAAGTTTCTTTAGTCTCTGCTCTTTTGAGGAATCCATTCTATCATCACAGAAATTGCTATGGCTGCTAATATAACCAAGTTAGATACCGTAGTTTCTGGTATTATGGTCATCTCTATTGGGTGTGAGCTGAAGTGTCTTTAGTCTTCTTGTTTGAGGATTCTATCTTTTTGAGGAAATCGTTTTTCATCTGAGAAATTGCATTGTTCTTGATTACACAATTGGCTgctaaattgatgttttgatttCAACTTCTTTAGGTGGAATGAAGGTGAAAGCCGACAGAGATGAGTCCTCACCTTATGCAGCTATGCTTGCTGCACAAGATGTCGCTCAGCGATGCAAGGTACAAGCCAAGAAAATACATTGAATACCAAGCTAATAGTGAGCCTTTTTGTAAATGTGTAATCGGTTTGTGATTGTATTTTCGCAACTTAGGAACTCGGAATCACTGCCATACATGTGAAGCTCCGTGCCACTGGTGGTAACAAGACCAAGACCCCCGGTCCTGGTGCCCAGTCTGCTCTAAGAGCCCTTGCCCGTTCTGGCATGAAAATTGGTCGCATTGGTAAAATTATCAAATCTTCATCtacaaattgttttgttaaaagagCATTGCTGggatcaaaattatttaatgagTGTATCTTTCATTAAATAAAACCACTcacattgttcttgttttttcctCAGAGGATGTGACTCCAATCCCAACTGACAGTACTCGAAGGAAgagtggaagaagaggaaggaggcTGTGAGTTTCTTGGCGTTGCTGGGATCCCTTTATTGGCTCTACTCTATATTTAGCTCtcttaatgttttattttgtcttttcttaGAATGAAAAGAGTTTTGGATTTACCAtgcttttgttattttctcaACTCTGAACACCTTTGAATCTTATCTTATATGACCTTAAGATATTCAGTTATTCACAATCTAGCATCTTTCAAAACTCTTAGATTTGGAACTGGTTCTTGCCAATCGCTGAGATCTCAATTTAGAAAAAGGGAAACTAACGaatagtttatactttataatatgCTAGTGACAACTTCATATACTTgcacacaaacaacaacaacaaaagtaccAAAGCACATATAAACTAGTTTTGACAGAAGCCAAAACTCTGAAGTTTTTAGCTCAGATAGCAGCGTTCATGTGAAGCTGCACTAGCGAAACATAAACTCCACCGTCGATGTTGATCAACGTCTCGTGAGTACCTTTCTCAGCGATCACACCGTTCTTAACGACAGCGATGACGTCAGCGTTTTTAATTGTCGATAACCGGTGAGCCACCACGACCGTGGTTCGGTTGACCATCACTCGCTCTAGCGCATCCTGAACCACTCGCTCCGATTCCGCATCAAGAGCGCTCGTTGCTTCGTCCAAAAGCAATATTTTCGGCTCTTTCACGATGGCACGTGCTATAGCCACGCGCTGCTTTTGTCCTCCTGATAACTGAATCCCCCTCTCTCCCACAACTGTGTCGTAACCCTAATAATTGTATTGCTTGTGATGTAAGTAAGtttcgaacaaaaaaaaaacagagctcttGTAAacatattctgttttttttttctaccctACCTGTTGTATGCTAGAGATGAATTTGTGTGCATTGGCGAGTTCTGCAGCGGCTATGATCTCAGACTCGGTTGCAGCGTCTTCGCTTCCTTTGCCATAAGCAATGTTGGCTCTAATCGTGTCGTTGAACAAGACAGGTTCTTGTCCCACAAGTCCCATTTGTTGTCTCAACCATTTCAGTTGCAGCTTCTTGAGCTCAACTCCGTCTAGGGTTATATGACCCGAATCCGGATCGTAAAATCTTTGCAGCAGTGAGATCACCGTGGATTTCCCCGACCCGCTTTCTCCTACCAAAGCAACCCTCTGAAAGATAAACGAAGAAGTTGATCAGAAACTTATAAATTCCTAATTAAgagatagttagggttttttcttttttacctttcCTGCACGAATGGTTAAGCAAAGATCGCGGAAGATTTGAATGTCTGGTCTTGCCGGATAAGTGAAGCTTAAGTGAAGAAGCTCGATATCTCCCTTAACATTCTCCAACACTGTCCCTGACTCATCGCTCGAGTCTATCTTTGATTTCCTATCGATGATTGCAAAGATCGACGCAGCTGCAGCCTTGGCTTTGCTAGAATCTGGAGCGAAAGAGCTCGACTGAGAGATACCAACCGCCGCCATAGATAACCCAAAGAACACCTAGAACAAGATCCATTAGTCCATTCTTCTTCATTACTAGCTAGATCACACACATATTTAAGCAATGATTAGGAATATATATACGTTGTTACCTGGAAAACATCATTGAAACTAGTCTTGCTGTCTTCAACCAATCTAGCCCCCGCGTAGAAACTTGTTGCGTAGACACAAAACAGAATGAAGAAGGAAAACCCAGTCCCTAATCCGCTGAGGAAACCTTGTTTTATTCCGTCTTTAATCGGACCTTCGCATTGCTTCTTATACATCTGCATCACTTTCTCCTCCGCGCAGAATGACGCAACTGTTCTTATACTCCCCACCGCATCATTCGCTACCTGACTGGCCTTCTCGTACTTCGACTGCAAAGTTTATTCAAAACCAGAGTAAGTTTTCTTGAtccacaagaaaacaaaacctagGACTTTTACAAAAccgaaataaacaaaaaaaaagacctttGCGTCGGCGCTGAATCCTTTCATGAACTTGACTTGAACGAAACCATTGATACCAATAAGAGGAAGCAACACTAAGATTATAAGTGCCAATTCCCAACAGGCAGTGAATGCAATAATTAATCCAGCCGCAGCAGATGCAGCGTTTTGAACCGCTAGAGACAATGCATCTCCAACTAGAGCCCTAATCAAAGCAGCATCAGCAGATAGCCTTGCCCCCAATGTACCACTCGAGTTATGTGGCTCATCGAACCAGCCAACTTCCATGTGAACAGCTCTCTCAAAACACATTGATCGAATTCTTCGAATCAGTTTTCCTCCAGCTACTGCAAACAGATACATTTGAGTCGGTGGGACGATCAACGAAGTTACTCCAAGAGCTACAAATATTATCGCCCAGAATCTTGAATCTTTCTTTAACTCTTCAGCTGGTTTGAAGAATGCTTCGATGACTCTTGAAAGCAGAATCCCGAAAAGCGGGTAAACCGTGCCATTAATGGCCGCTACTAAGGTTCCTAGAAGTAGAACCGGGATCTCAGGTTTGTTTAGAGCTGCGATTTTGGTGAGTGATACTTTTGGTAGTGGTTCTTTACCCACTGTTTCAGTTTCCTCTTGGCTTACTTGTTGGCTACTGCTACCAAGGTTATTTCCAACCGACAAGGTTTCACCCAGGCTAATAACCGAACATATGTTTGATGGTTTGGCATCTTGACCGTTGTTTATCTCTTGCAACTGGATGAGCTGCGAATAAGATCCCTCAGAATCTTTTAACAAGTCAGAATGCGAACCTTTTTCCACTATTTTTCCGCGGTGGATTACGGCAATCATATCGGCATTTCTAACTGTGGTTAACCTATGTGCGACAATTACAGTAGTCCTGTTAACCATCACTCTATCTAAAGCCTCTTGAACGACTCTTTCGGATTCTACATCGAGCGCGCTTGTTGCTTCATCAAGAAGCAAAATCCGTGGATTTTTAAGAATAGCTCTCGCAATCGCTATCCTCTGTTTCTGTCCTCCGGAGAGCTGCGTCCCGTGCTCTCCTACCATTGTATTCAACCCCTGAGGTAACTTATCTATAAACGTTGCCGCATTTGCTAGCTCCGTTGCTGCTTTAATCTCTTGAAGCGTCGCGTTTTCTTTCCCGTATGCGATATTCTCCATGATGCTCGACGAAAACAGAACCGGTTCTTGGCTAACCAATCCTATTTTGCTTCTGATCCATTTCAACTGAAACTCCTTAAGATTAACTCCATCGATGAGTACTTGGCCGGCTTTCGGATCGTAAAACCTCTCAATCAAACTAATCACCGTGGATTTGCCACTTCCACTTTCTCCTACTAATGCTGCTGTTGCACCGCTAGGGATAAACAGAGAGAATCCAACGAATATATCCTCGTCAGGCCTCGCAGGGTAACTAAAATGCACATCCTTAAGTTCAATGTCTCCTCTTATATCTTCAAGAACCTTTCCATTTACGTCGTAAGCATCTATCAAAGGCTTTCTTTTGATCGTCTCAAACATCTTATATGCTGCAGCTTGACCCGCGGTAAATGCGGTTACACATGGAGATGTTTGCCCAAGCGACCTaaacaagacaaaaacagaacatgattgTTAGGAAGTGCAAAAGACAtgatctaatatatatatagatgtgatTGTCGAGACAGCTTACCTCGAACCCACAACCACAATGAGGATGACGTTAATCACAGCGCCACCAGTATACCCCTTTTCCAGTATCATCTTCCCACCAAACCATATAGCCAAAGCATAGCTGCTGAAAAACACAAAGGACATTACTCCATATCCTAAACCAGTTGAGAAATCTTGTTGAATGCTTGACTTATACGCCGATGTTATCAACTTCTTGTAGCTGTTAATAGCTTGCTTCTCTCCCGTAAAAGAAGCAACCTTTtaaaccaacacaaaaaaaaacaaaagaaaaaggttaagCTAACAAAATCTTAGTTAAAGTTAGTTTTGTATCTTAGAAAAATTGAGGTTTATATACCGTTCGGATAGACCCGATTGTTTGTTCAACAACAGCTGCTGCTTTTGCATAAGCGGCTTGTCCCCGAGAAGAAGTTCGAGTGACTATAAGTGCTATGGCTGCACCAGCCATTACATTAAGAGGAACTGAAGTTGACATAATCAATGTTAGTAACCATCCTTTAATGAAAGCTAAAACAAATCCGCCCACGGAAGTAGATAACAGCTGAATAAACCTCCCAACCTGCAAGAAATATACAATGTTACTAACACACTTTTAAAGTGAAATCCAGttattatcatattatataaacctagttactaactca
The Camelina sativa cultivar DH55 chromosome 6, Cs, whole genome shotgun sequence genome window above contains:
- the LOC104791514 gene encoding 40S ribosomal protein S14-3-like, with the protein product MSKRKTKEPKVENVTLGPTVREGEYVFGVAHIFASFNDTFIHVTDLSGRETLVRITGGMKVKADRDESSPYAAMLAAQDVAQRCKELGITAIHVKLRATGGNKTKTPGPGAQSALRALARSGMKIGRIEDVTPIPTDSTRRKSGRRGRRL
- the LOC104791515 gene encoding ABC transporter B family member 11-like, translated to MDSVSREPSTSKSPKEGENDEKTKTVPFYKLFAFADSFDVFLMICGSLGAIGNGVSIPLVTLLFGDLIDSFGQNQNNKDIVDVVAKVCLKFVYLALGTLGAAFLQVACWMITGERQAARIRSTYLKTILRQDIGFFDVDTNTGEVVGRMSGDTVLIQDAMGEKVGRFIQLLSTSVGGFVLAFIKGWLLTLIMSTSVPLNVMAGAAIALIVTRTSSRGQAAYAKAAAVVEQTIGSIRTVASFTGEKQAINSYKKLITSAYKSSIQQDFSTGLGYGVMSFVFFSSYALAIWFGGKMILEKGYTGGAVINVILIVVVGSRSLGQTSPCVTAFTAGQAAAYKMFETIKRKPLIDAYDVNGKVLEDIRGDIELKDVHFSYPARPDEDIFVGFSLFIPSGATAALVGESGSGKSTVISLIERFYDPKAGQVLIDGVNLKEFQLKWIRSKIGLVSQEPVLFSSSIMENIAYGKENATLQEIKAATELANAATFIDKLPQGLNTMVGEHGTQLSGGQKQRIAIARAILKNPRILLLDEATSALDVESERVVQEALDRVMVNRTTVIVAHRLTTVRNADMIAVIHRGKIVEKGSHSDLLKDSEGSYSQLIQLQEINNGQDAKPSNICSVISLGETLSVGNNLGSSSQQVSQEETETVGKEPLPKVSLTKIAALNKPEIPVLLLGTLVAAINGTVYPLFGILLSRVIEAFFKPAEELKKDSRFWAIIFVALGVTSLIVPPTQMYLFAVAGGKLIRRIRSMCFERAVHMEVGWFDEPHNSSGTLGARLSADAALIRALVGDALSLAVQNAASAAAGLIIAFTACWELALIILVLLPLIGINGFVQVKFMKGFSADAKSKYEKASQVANDAVGSIRTVASFCAEEKVMQMYKKQCEGPIKDGIKQGFLSGLGTGFSFFILFCVYATSFYAGARLVEDSKTSFNDVFQVFFGLSMAAVGISQSSSFAPDSSKAKAAAASIFAIIDRKSKIDSSDESGTVLENVKGDIELLHLSFTYPARPDIQIFRDLCLTIRAGKRVALVGESGSGKSTVISLLQRFYDPDSGHITLDGVELKKLQLKWLRQQMGLVGQEPVLFNDTIRANIAYGKGSEDAATESEIIAAAELANAHKFISSIQQGYDTVVGERGIQLSGGQKQRVAIARAIVKEPKILLLDEATSALDAESERVVQDALERVMVNRTTVVVAHRLSTIKNADVIAVVKNGVIAEKGTHETLINIDGGVYVSLVQLHMNAAI